Within Dictyostelium discoideum AX4 chromosome 4 chromosome, whole genome shotgun sequence, the genomic segment ggtccccacattttttttttttaaaacaattaaaataaacttttccaaaacaaaaaaatgggattaaatattttccaaaaaaaaaaatataattttgatgGTAAACAATtgttaatataataaaaaaaaaaaaaaatgtggagaccaaatcaatatttttttattggtcaAATCAAattcctctttttttttacattccAACAatacattttaaaaacaaaaaaaaaaaatctaaaaatatctctcaacttttgatttttgaaattttttttatattttttttattttttaatttttttttttgttttttttttcttttacctTTTCTTCACCAAAATAACCAATccattatattaaaaaaacaatgtttAACTTTTCATTTCAACAAATTTCAACACCAAATACTTTTCAAGTAGAAATCGTTCCATCAAAGGGTGGCTCAGCTCAAAATTGTGGTGGAAAAGGTGGTCTTTTGGGTGAGtcatttacaaaaaaaaaaaaaaaaaaataataataataataataatataatctgacccttttttttatttttatattaattttcattagCATCAAGAGGCTCATTTAGACTTTAAAGTAATctaaaaagattattaaaaaaataaataaactattttttcaatatttttggttttttttttttttttttttttgtttttaactctaaaaataatttgtggGATTGATTGTCCAAAGAATTCttaaaaaatttccaaattgtattttcaaacttttttttatatttttattctcaattttttttttttttttttttcaaaaacttttaattgacttaaaatttgattaataaatttaatttaaatatacttCAATGGGCATATCAGGACATCGAGTTTAAAAACTATTCAGACTCCAGaatacaaattaattttagcgGCAACGTTCATATCAATCTGCACTTCATATAATTAGAGGAAtgattgaaaaatcaaacatctaaaggtttaaaaaaatgttgaGAAGTAACAGCATTAAAGAAACATTTAGACTATAGTTGAGAGTCTTTAAACCCAACCAGTTAGTAGGGACTAAAAATCCACTAAACCATAAACTCGATCCGATACTTGaaataccttttttttttttaatgataatggtaatggggtaaaataataattacaacaaaaacaatattgTATCGGACCCACTTGCAATAAAAGAAGTTtctgaagaaaaaaaaaaaataaaaattataataaaaataaacaatataaaaGAATAGAAAATttgtgataaaattaaaaaataatttaattaataataataatatttacatcaaattattattactatattaatatatatttataaatgtatttattaatatttattttaattatttaataaaaaaaacaaaaaatgattaaagaaTTTGGATAATGGAAAATGAAGgaaattttgaatatttatttaatttttttttttaatgtaccAAACTTTAAaacctaaaaaaataagattaaTGTGGTATTATGTCCCAAGAGAATTTAACAATTTGGACCTCTTGCAGAAAGCATTGTTGCGTAATcaattcttctttttttgaaccactataaaaaaagaattaaaaataaataaaaaattattaatactttttatagttgatattaaaaaaaaaaaaaacaaagttATAACTTACTTCTTGTAATTCATTTACGGAAACACATCCATCTTTATCCAAGTCAATAATTTTAAGGTATTGATCACGATCAGAGTATGGAGTATAGCCACGTCCTTTAAAGTATTCAAGAAATTCTGTTTGGCTTAATTTTTTATccttatctttaatttttttaaaaaaaataaaaaaaaaaaaaaaaagtaaattttaGCATATATTTCAAATCACATTAATCTTACTTTAAATAAagtataatattattataaaagatCTATTTTACCTTTATCAAATCTTAATAACATAGCTTCTACATCAGCCAATGCAGCAATCTCAGCATTTtgttcaatttgtttttttgccTTGTCTACACAATACTTAGCAATTTCACAATAAGTGAATTTACCATCATGGTCCATATCAATTGTTGAACACAAAACACCAGTTGCCTGTGATGCCTTATAAACATCACCATTCAtttctattttaatatttaataataaaaactgtaagtataattattttaatgcTTATATTCTTTTGTTGtggttttttcaatattttactttttaaaaatgatagatATATATCATATGAAGTTACACTGCCATCCTTATTTAAGTCATAATTTTGGACAAAATTTTGAACTTCTTCAAAAATTTTACGATTATTGTTCAttgtaatataaaaatatgtAAATTTTTACTTCTTTgtacaaaaataaaagagaatttgaataatgaaattttaatttcaaaaaattattctttttattttttgtattgattttattaaaaaaaaaaaaaaaaataattataataataattttttttttttttttttaattttaattaaaccaattgggtgttttcaaatataatcaggtgttgatttaataaaaagtagGGGTGTGGGAATCAACACAGACttacaaaaaaatttaaatttagtgATTTAACACAGACTTacaaaaaaaacttttttttttgtaggTCTGTGTTAAATCACTAGAAAATCACATTCTCCCACAcaccacctttttttttaaattttttattaataataaaaattaatggtaaatATTATGACTTAACCATTTATATTATCCAactgtttattaatttttgaaatgttacaaaaaaaaaaaaaaaaaaaaaaaaaaaaataattaaaaattaaaattaaacaattattattaattgaattgaaaCATTATTGGGGATATTAAGAAAATAGAGGGGTTGCATAAAAACCAATAGAGCTTccttaaaataaatataattaataacttcatttaaagaaattgaatatttatttaattttttttttttttttatgtaccAAACTTTAAAACCTTATAAAATAAGATTAATGTGGTATTATGTCCCAAGAGAATTTAACAATTTGGACCTCTTGCAGAAACCATTCTTGCGTAATcaattcttctttttttgaaccactataaaaaagaattaaaaataaacaaaaaaaaattaatactttttatagttgatattaaaaaaaaacaaaaacaaagtTATAACTTACTTCTTGTAATTCATTTGCAGAAACACATCCGTCTTTATCCAAGtcaataattttaagaaCTTGATCACGATCAGAGTATGGAGTATGGCCATTTCCCTTAAAGTATTCAACAAATTCTGTTttggttaattttttatccttatcttttattattttttaaaaaaaaaaataataaaaaaaaaaaaaaaagtaaattttaGTATATATAAATCACATTAATCCTATAttaataaagtaaaatattattaaagatcTTTTATACCTTTATCAAATCTTAATAACATAGCTTCAACATCAGCCAATGCAGCAATCTCAGCATTTTGttcaacatttttttttgccTCGTCTGCACAATACTTAGCAATTTCTTGATATGTGAATTTACCATCATGGTCCATATCAACTGTTGAACACAAAACACCAGCTGCCTGTGATGCCTTAAAAATATCACCgtccatttcttttttaatatttaataataaaaactgttagtataattatattaatccAATATTCTTTTGTTGTGgttttttttcaatactttactttttaaaaatgatcgATATATATCAAATGAAGTTACACTGCCATCCTTATTTAAGTCATAGTTTTTGACAAATTTTTGAACTTCttgaaaaattttatcattatcactattaGTACTCattgtaatttaaaaatatgtaAATATTTACCACAAAGATAAAagagaatttgaaaaataaaattttaatttcaaaaaattagtcatttaatactttttttttttttattgacctgtgataataaaataatttaattaaaaataataataataataataattttttttatttttttttaatttaaattgggTGTTTACAAATATAACTGTTGATTTGAGAATGAAGCGAGTTCAcacattaaattttttttttttttgaaagtcTGTGTTAAATCACAAAAAAATCACATTCTCCCCccccccctttttttttaattaataattaataattatttattaataattaaataaaaattagagGTAAATATTCTGACTTAACCATTTATATTATCCACCtgttcattaatttttttaaatgttaaaaaaaaaaaaaaaaaaaaaaaaaaaaaaaaaaaaaaaaaaattaaaaataaaacaattattataaatttaattgaaacatTATTGGGAGATTTAGAAAATAGTGGGGTTGTATAGAACTtcgtttaaaaaaaattaataatttaattttcattataattttttatttccaaaattagttttattagaaattatttatactCTTAAGAAATtagtatattatttaattattctcTTTTAGCGATAACTGTCAACACATTTTAAAtagtataaaataaaaattaaaaattttattattttcagcTTTTAtgatgattaaaaaatatattatattatataaaagaaaaaaaaaagaaaataataaaaattaaaattaaataaaataaataaaattatcaaagttaaataattaaaataaaatataatattacgATATTAATTTGTTATTTGAACTAATCCAAACAATGTACCCATTTGATAGAATGGAGCTAAACCtatgttttgattttataatgGACCTAAACCTGTGAAAATTGGTTTATACATCTTGTGATCAAGTGAAAGGAGTGGCAAATCTGATGATGTATTTATAGGCTGGTTTAAATTGATCTGGAATTGTTGATTCACAATCACCACCAAGTGGAACATcttcaaattaattataattattcttATCATCGGTATTTTTACTATAATTATTGCtatgaattttattattattattattattataaattcattttattgattttatatatttgagatgcttattattattattattattattattatatctgCTTGTAATAAAAGAAGTTttacaagaaaaaaaaaaaaaaaaaaaaaaaaaaaaaaaaaattattattattattattaccattaaccgatttaataaaattcatcATTCTAGTAAATttgtgataaaattaaacaataattttatcaataaaaataataattacatcAAATTACTATTacgatattaatatttatttaaaatttaataaaaaaataaataaaaattaaaaaaaatatagaatTTGGATTTTGGACAATggaaattgaatatttatttaatttttatttttttgtaccaaatttaaaaaccttaaaaaataagattaATGTGGTATTTTGTCCCAAGAGAATTTAACAAATTGGACCTCTTGCATAAGCCAATCTTTTTTGTTTGAACcactataaaaaaagaattaaaaataaaaaaaaaacaattaatacttttaaaagttgatattaaaaaaaacaaaaaacaacgTTATAACTTACTTCTTGTAATTCACTTGCGGAAACATATCCATCTTTATccaaatcaataattttaagaaCATAATCAGGGTCAGAGTATGGATTATAGCCCTGttctttaaagaatttaacaaattctgttttgtttaattttttatccttatcttaaaaataaaaaaaaaaaaaaaaagttaattttagtatatatatttaaaattacgttaatcttaattttaataaagtaaaatattattataaaagatCTTTTTTACCTTTATCAAGTCTTAATAACAATGCTTCGACATCAGCCAATGCAGCAGTCTCAGCATTTtgttcaatttgtttttttgccTGGTCTGCACAATATTTAGAAATTTCATAATAACTGAATTTACCATCATTGTCCATATCAACTGTTGAACATAAAACACCAGCTGCCTGTGATGCCTTTAAACTATCACcattcatttcttttttaatattttataataaaaaaaatgttagtataattttattaatgtcGATATTCTTTTGTTGTggtttttttcaatattttactttttaaaaatgattgataTATTTCAGATGAAGTTACACTGTAATCCTTATTTAAGTCATAATCTTGgataaaattttgaatatcttgaaaaattttactattatcacCACAAGTGCtcattgtaattttaaaaatatgtaAATTTTTACTACTTTgtacaaaaataaaagagaatttgaataataaaattttaatttcaaaatattagtctttttatactttttttattgatttgtgataataaaataattaatttattaaaaaaaaataataataataatttttagaaacaatttgattatttgaaaattgggTGTTTACAAATATAACCAACTGTTGATAATGAAGCAAGTTCAgtcattaaattttttttttttgaaagtcTGTGTTAAATCACAAAAAATCACATTCCCCCaccccattttttttaattttaataaataataaaaataaaaattagtgGTAAATATTCTGACATAGCCATTTATATTATCCAactgtttattaatttttttgaaatgtaaaaaaaaaaaaaaaaaaaaaaaaaaattaaaaataaaataattattaattgaaccaTTATTGGGGAGATTTAGAAAATAGTGGGGTTgtaaaaaaaccaatagaACTTTGCCacaataattatttccaaaattaattttattaaaattatttatactcTCAAGAAATcagtaaattattttaatcattCGATTTTAGCGATAACTGTTAACATTTTAAAtagtataaaataaaaattaaaattttattatttttagtttttatgaTGATTAGacaatatattaaaaaaaattataattataaaaaataaaataaataaataaaaattaaaactgaataaaataaataaaataaattataatatttaaaatggtACCTTTGAATTGACCAGACATACAGACGAAAATATCAGCCTAAAAATAGATGGTCTATGAATACCAAAATTAACAAGGTAGCCGAAATTAATGAGATAAAATTAGCATGATACCTATGTCtgcaaaaaattaatattggtcCTGAAAATTACgatattaattttggcaTGGGACAGACAGATACCTCATCCaatcatttataaaatcaattggattcatttttgaatttattgaattgatttgaCATCATCCGTGTAGTCTTCTTTAGACTAACTTGTTTACAATAATCTGGAATAACTATTTGAACATAATATGATCCTGCTACTTGATCTTTTAATGTGTATCATTCTCATCTGTGGCAAGATATTCAATTTGGTGATGTAACTGATTTGTACACAACCTGATAATAATGTTTTATCACATTGTTATTCTTATAGATCATTAGGAGTGTTTATACTATGAAACCTGGATTCACgggaaaaaatttttttagaacattcattattttttgagaTATTTTATGACATGTAATTTCtcactttttaaaaagagaaattataatttaataaaatttttaacaaattaatattaaatattaattaataatatatcacatgttaatataaaattatcattaaataataaaaaaagaattaatatgaaaaatgacatttataaattttttaaatttttaattaattttattttattttgttagctttttttttccccGTGTTGACATCAGTTCTATCAATTGTTTGTGGTCGTCCGGTAAATGTCATACAATGGTTACAACCATTATTAACAAAGAGATTATCTACACTGTTGGTTTATGTAATTGATACATCTGATTTACCCCAATACCACTTCAGGTTTTTTCTTAATTAATGCTatgaattttataattattattactattaattctttttgttgattttataaatttgagatggttattattataattataattaataaaatgatttctAAATAATGTGATAAAGTGAAAGAAATGGTGAATCTGATGATGTATTCAAAGATCactttgaattttttttttttttttttttttttttttttttttttttttttcaatgctaattttatcaaatttattacagCCTGCTAATTTTATCATATTATTTTAAGCCTTAAAACAGGTGGTATGTGTGGGCTGAAACTATTAAACCTGCtgtaattaatataataaaattagaaagGGATACATCTTCtccaaaagaaataatatatcatatgtcataaaaaaaaaaaaaaaaaaattatttttttattgtttttataagAGAAGTGTATGGGAAAAATCAAACTCTGATGGTTAAAAATGCTGAGAAGTAAcaggattaaaaaaaagtttaacgagaaaaaaaaaaaaaaaaaaaatataataatatataataacaatataaaataatagtaaatttgtgataaaattatacaataataataaataatatttacatcaaattattattacgatattaatatttattaacaatgtatttattaatatttattttaattttttaataaaaaaaaaacaaaaaatgattttagaTTTTGGATAATggaaattgaatatttatttaatttttttttttttatgtaccaaaccttaaaaaaaagattaatgtGGTATTATGTCCCAAGTTTTTTAACAATGTGGACGGCTTGCATaatcaattcttttttttttgaaccactaaaaaaaggattaaaaatagaaaaaaataaaaaattaatactttttataattaaaatttaaaaaaaaaaaaaaaaaaaaaaaaaaaaaaaacaatgataTAACTTACTTCTTGTAATTCATTTGCGGAAACACATCCATCTTTATccaaatcaataattttaagaaCATAATCACGATCAGAGTATGGGGTATCTGTTCCTCCTTTGAAGTATTCAACAAATTCtgttttgtttaattttctatccttatcttttattatttattaaaaaaaaaaaaaaagtaaatttcaatatatttaaaatcacattaatcttattttaaataaagtataatattattatataagaTCTATTTTTACCTTTATCAAATCTTAATAAAAAAGCTTCAACATCAGCCAATGCAGCAATATCAGCATTTTGTTCAATTAGTTTTTTTGCATTGTCAGCACAATATTTAGCAATTTCATGATAACTGAATTTACCATCTTTGTTTATATCAATTGTTGAACATAAAACACCAGTTGCTTTTGATGCCTCATAAGAATTGCcattcatttctttttttaaaatttaataataaaaactgttagtataattttattaatgtcAATAATCTTTTGTAGTGggtttttcaatattttactttttagaAGTGAATAATATATTTCTTGTGAAGTTAATACGCCATCTTGATTTAAGTCATAACCCTTGGCAAATTTTTGAACTTCTTgataaatttcattattagttaacattgtaatattaaaatatgtaaatttttactacaaaaataaaaaagaatttgaataataaattttaatttcaaaaaattagtctttttatactttttgttttactttgataataaaataatttaattattaaaaaaaaatatatattttttttaatttttatcattattattattagaaacaaatgatttgaaaattgtaatttttaattattgggTATTTACAAATATAGCCAACTGTTGATAATGAAGCAAATTcacattaaatatttttttttagatgaGTGTTAAATCACAAAAAATCACATTCACTCCCACCTCCACccactttttaatttttataaattaaaaaaaacaacttttTACCCACCCAAAGAAGggttaatttataattttcattattatttttattattaaaaactcaTTCCttgtaaaataattttttttttttttttttttaattttttttttcccatatactatttttatctcacccaatcaaaaaaaaaactttttttttttaataataatgattataaaataataaaaaaaagatttgtaAGGTGTTTTATAACCCACAgcatgataataaaaaaacacttcatttgttttattttctaatttgacacaaaaaaattaaaaaagtaaaaaaaaaaaaaaataaaaaaaaaaaaacaagatttaaatcacctttttttattaatagaatTGAACCATTATTGTGCAATTAaacttcattttcattattacaattattaatttcaaaattagttttatcagaaattatatttttaaattagtatattatatattaataattattctctttaaattttattaatttcagttTTTATGATGATTCACTCaacaatatattaaaatacaattgtcaagataaaattataataaaaaagaaaataataaataaataaagtccTTCTAGAGTATACCACTTCCGTTCTAGAGAGTGATTTACTTTTCAaaccaatatttaaaatggtACCTTTGAATTGACCAACAGACAGACAAACAGCTCATCCaatcatttataaaatcaattggatTCCAATTTTTGAATTGCTTGAATTGATTCGACATCATCTGAACTGAATGTATAGTCTTCTGATTAACTTGTTTACAATAATCTGGAATAACCATTTGAACATAATATGATCCTGGTACATGATCTTTTAATGTGGGtatttaccattttcatctGTGACAAGATATTCAATTTGGTGACGTAACTAATTTCTACAGAACCTGATAATAATGTTTGACCAATATGGAGTGTTTATACTATGAAACCTGGATTGACGTCAGTTCCAGTCAATGTTAAACAATATTTACAACTATTATTGACAAAGAGATTATCTACACTGTTGGTTAATGTAATTGATACATCTGATTTACCACGATATCGCTTTAGGTTTTTCGTGAATTTATCATTGTTATTTGAATCAATACAAACAAATGTACCCATTTGATAGAATGGAGCTAAACCTAAGTTTTAATTATCTAATGGTCCTAAACCTGTGAAACATTATCTATACATCTTGTGATCAAATGAAAGAAATGGTGAATCTGATGATGTATTTATAGATGACTTtgaatttcctttttttttttttttttcccttgCTAATTTTACCATATTAATTACAGCCTGCTAATTTTATCATATTATTTTCAGCCTAAAAACAGGTGGTT encodes:
- a CDS encoding calcium-binding EF-hand domain-containing protein; this translates as MNNNRKIFEEVQNFVQNYDLNKDGSVTSYDIYLSFLKKMNGDVYKASQATGVLCSTIDMDHDGKFTYCEIAKYCVDKAKKQIEQNAEIAALADVEAMLLRFDKDKDKKLSQTEFLEYFKGRGYTPYSDRDQYLKIIDLDKDGCVSVNELQEWFKKRRIDYATMLSARGPNC
- the cbpF gene encoding calcium-binding protein — translated: MSTNSDNDKIFQEVQKFVKNYDLNKDGSVTSFDIYRSFLKKMDGDIFKASQAAGVLCSTVDMDHDGKFTYQEIAKYCADEAKKNVEQNAEIAALADVEAMLLRFDKDKDKKLTKTEFVEYFKGNGHTPYSDRDQVLKIIDLDKDGCVSANELQEWFKKRRIDYARMVSARGPNC
- the cbpG gene encoding calcium-binding protein, yielding MSTCGDNSKIFQDIQNFIQDYDLNKDYSVTSSEIYQSFLKKMNGDSLKASQAAGVLCSTVDMDNDGKFSYYEISKYCADQAKKQIEQNAETAALADVEALLLRLDKDKDKKLNKTEFVKFFKEQGYNPYSDPDYVLKIIDLDKDGYVSASELQEWFKQKRLAYARGPIC
- the cbpC gene encoding calcium-binding protein, yielding MLTNNEIYQEVQKFAKGYDLNQDGVLTSQEIYYSLLKKMNGNSYEASKATGVLCSTIDINKDGKFSYHEIAKYCADNAKKLIEQNADIAALADVEAFLLRFDKDKDRKLNKTEFVEYFKGGTDTPYSDRDYVLKIIDLDKDGCVSANELQEWFKKKRIDYASRPHC